In a genomic window of Streptomyces sp. NBC_01231:
- a CDS encoding amylo-alpha-1,6-glucosidase produces MTSPQRQPLLHDLAVTLAAPTVVLSEPDGNLDASAIGAGVQGLFHADVRAVSLLRVTLRPVGAPSGGHAGKAPPAVGEGVVGGDGKGWMPVVAVMTAADGPGRSRFVGLAQALGDSVPDPTVRVDRRRILNPGLLTEQLTVRSTATTPVHLAVRVEVAGDLVTLEHAKAGLAPRSPLQPAGELSSGTGELRWGDGTVAVAVSAPGATPNAEHSTLTWTLTVEPGENVDLHLAVEITEPDAVVTAADPRPTWQRPEVTADDRRLPALVAQSLDDLQSLRMAMAASPGDTFLAAGVPWFFTLFGRDSLWAARMLLPLGTDLALGTLRTLAAQQGTRTDPAAEEEPGKILHEVRRGVFDDGMGLRLPPVYYGTVDATPLWICLLHDAWRWGLPPADIEPLLPALQAALGWIETAAQAGDGFLAYIDRSGTGLANQGWKDSGDAARFADGRLADAPLALAEVQGYAYEAALAGAALLDAFGLPDGERWRTFAASLADRFRARFWVSDQQGPYPAMALDGSGRPVDAVASNMGHLLATGILNADETAAVAARLAAPDMSDAYGLRTMSSQSGGFGPLRYHCGTVWPHDTAIAVTGLARSGHPKAAARLVEGILAAAPTFDYRLPELWGGDARADTPAPVPYPAACRPQAWSAASAIALMTAMTGLEPDVPTGRLHLRPTGQLPVGALTVAGLTVAGERLDVTVGSDGRIESVSAPAGLIVEEHAASRF; encoded by the coding sequence CGCCCCGTCCGGCGGGCACGCCGGGAAGGCGCCTCCGGCAGTCGGCGAGGGCGTGGTGGGCGGGGATGGCAAAGGCTGGATGCCTGTCGTCGCGGTCATGACCGCGGCGGACGGACCCGGACGCAGCCGTTTCGTCGGTCTGGCCCAGGCGCTCGGCGACAGCGTTCCCGACCCGACCGTCCGGGTCGACCGGCGGCGCATCCTCAATCCCGGCCTGCTCACCGAACAGCTGACCGTTCGCTCCACCGCGACGACACCGGTGCATCTCGCCGTCCGGGTAGAAGTCGCTGGAGACCTCGTGACCCTGGAGCACGCGAAAGCCGGCCTGGCGCCCCGGTCTCCTCTTCAGCCCGCGGGCGAACTCTCTTCCGGCACCGGCGAGTTGCGCTGGGGCGACGGCACGGTCGCCGTCGCCGTCAGCGCCCCGGGCGCGACGCCCAACGCCGAGCACTCCACGTTGACCTGGACCCTCACGGTCGAGCCCGGCGAGAACGTCGACCTGCACCTGGCCGTCGAGATCACGGAGCCCGACGCGGTCGTCACGGCCGCCGACCCCCGGCCCACCTGGCAGCGTCCGGAGGTCACCGCCGACGACCGGCGCCTGCCCGCCCTCGTCGCGCAGAGCCTGGACGACCTCCAGTCGCTGCGTATGGCCATGGCCGCATCGCCCGGTGACACCTTCCTCGCCGCGGGCGTCCCGTGGTTCTTCACGCTCTTCGGCCGGGACAGCCTGTGGGCGGCACGGATGCTCCTGCCGCTGGGCACTGACCTCGCGCTGGGCACTTTGCGCACCCTGGCCGCCCAGCAGGGCACCCGCACCGATCCGGCGGCGGAGGAAGAGCCGGGCAAAATCCTCCACGAGGTACGGCGCGGAGTCTTCGACGACGGCATGGGCCTTCGCCTCCCGCCGGTCTACTACGGCACGGTCGACGCGACCCCCCTGTGGATCTGCCTGCTCCACGACGCATGGCGCTGGGGCCTGCCCCCCGCCGACATCGAACCGCTGCTGCCCGCGCTCCAGGCCGCGCTCGGCTGGATCGAGACCGCAGCCCAGGCCGGTGACGGGTTCCTTGCCTACATCGATCGCAGCGGCACCGGTCTGGCCAACCAGGGCTGGAAGGACTCCGGTGACGCCGCCCGGTTCGCAGACGGCCGCCTCGCCGACGCTCCCCTGGCTCTCGCCGAAGTCCAGGGCTACGCCTATGAGGCGGCCCTCGCCGGGGCGGCCCTCCTCGACGCCTTCGGGCTGCCGGACGGCGAACGCTGGCGGACCTTCGCGGCGAGCCTCGCCGACCGGTTCCGCGCCCGGTTCTGGGTGTCCGATCAGCAAGGTCCCTATCCCGCCATGGCACTTGACGGCTCGGGCCGCCCCGTCGACGCCGTCGCGAGCAACATGGGTCACCTCCTGGCCACCGGCATACTCAACGCCGACGAGACCGCCGCCGTCGCCGCACGACTCGCCGCCCCGGACATGTCCGACGCTTACGGGCTGCGCACGATGTCGTCCCAGTCCGGCGGATTCGGCCCGCTGCGCTACCACTGCGGCACCGTCTGGCCGCACGACACCGCCATCGCCGTCACCGGCCTCGCCCGCAGCGGCCACCCCAAGGCCGCCGCCCGGCTTGTCGAGGGCATCCTCGCCGCAGCACCAACGTTCGACTACCGGCTGCCGGAACTGTGGGGCGGCGACGCACGCGCGGACACCCCCGCACCGGTCCCCTACCCGGCCGCCTGCCGGCCCCAAGCCTGGTCGGCGGCATCAGCCATCGCCCTCATGACGGCTATGACCGGACTGGAACCCGACGTCCCCACAGGCCGTCTCCACCTCCGGCCGACAGGCCAACTGCCCGTGGGCGCACTCACCGTCGCAGGGCTCACCGTGGCCGGAGAACGGCTCGACGTCACCGTCGGCTCCGACGGCCGGATCGAATCGGTTTCGGCACCGGCGGGACTGATCGTCGAGGAACATGCGGCATCGCGGTTTTGA
- a CDS encoding nucleotidyltransferase, which yields MSERGLDHEGTIAREGALDRVPAAFIPVVDAARARITEMFDGMRLHSAYIYGSIPRGTAIPGVSDLDLQLALHHEPTEADRADAEAVEAALDDAFPQINGVGILLTSTRALLSELERHDAGFFLACLCTPLLGPDLAEQLPRYRPTTLLARETNGDLGLVLGRWRTRAAEAATDADRRVLSRGVARRIVRTGFTLVMPRWGGWTSDLDESAAVFGRYYPQRAEQMRVSAVIGRTPSADPAVLSMLIDDLGPWLAVEYTAVHGEKAPRP from the coding sequence ATGAGCGAACGAGGACTGGACCACGAGGGAACGATCGCACGTGAGGGTGCCCTGGACCGGGTGCCGGCGGCATTCATCCCCGTCGTCGACGCCGCCCGCGCTCGTATCACTGAGATGTTCGACGGCATGCGGCTGCACAGTGCCTACATCTACGGCAGCATTCCGCGCGGCACCGCCATCCCCGGAGTCTCCGACCTCGACCTCCAGCTGGCCCTCCACCACGAGCCCACCGAAGCCGACCGCGCCGACGCCGAAGCCGTCGAGGCAGCGCTCGACGACGCGTTCCCGCAGATCAACGGCGTCGGCATCCTGCTGACGAGTACCCGCGCGCTGCTGAGCGAACTTGAACGCCACGACGCCGGGTTTTTCCTGGCCTGCCTGTGCACCCCGCTGCTCGGCCCCGACCTCGCCGAACAACTGCCGCGATACCGTCCAACGACCCTGCTCGCCCGCGAAACGAACGGCGATCTCGGGCTCGTGCTGGGCCGTTGGCGGACCCGAGCCGCCGAAGCCGCCACGGACGCCGACCGCCGGGTCCTCAGCCGCGGCGTCGCCCGCCGTATCGTGCGCACCGGATTCACTTTGGTCATGCCCCGTTGGGGCGGCTGGACCAGCGACCTCGACGAGTCCGCCGCCGTCTTCGGCCGCTACTACCCGCAGCGCGCCGAGCAGATGCGTGTCTCAGCGGTCATCGGCCGCACCCCCTCGGCCGATCCGGCAGTGCTCAGCATGCTCATCGACGACCTGGGCCCCTGGCTCGCCGTCGAGTACACAGCTGTGCATGGCGAGAAGGCGCCGCGTCCCTGA